The nucleotide window ACACTCTTAAAACACCTCCATTTGCCATTATCTGCAAGCTTTAATAGTCTCTTTTTCCATCATAGTATAGTAGTTTAACTGTCATCTTTGTAATTGAAGTTTTTTGGTTGAGATGCAATCATGTAAAGGTGTCTGGGTCATCTTTCCATACTGCTGTGTCGGAATGTGTTATGTTCCTTGCAGTGTGTGCAGGTTCCGATTGTGATAAGTGCAGTCTCAAGTGCTGATCAGCTGTTCAATGACAGTGTGCAGAGATCAAGTGTGCAGTCAAAAGATCCTTGTGTTCTGTTGCTGTCAGATTGCCTCACTCAATAAATAAGATCGCCTGCTTGTTGGAAATATTTCACATGCGAGAAAGATCTCACATCGCTAAACAAGTGGGTTATAGACTTATATATAATACTTGATGGGTGAATCTCCTAAAaccatatgattttggaaaAGAACAAACATTATCAAGTGTGTATGCAAGTCAATGATCATTACGCGCAGGTTTGTAGGCCTGTGCCAACGAATGCCCCGTGGGTATATATATCAAACACTAGTCTAGGCCATAATAAGGCCATAATTTGGTAAAAACcgcgtaatttttttttgtttatttagctTTTCCATTgcctattttatttaaattactcGAAAAATTGGTCTAGTTCATTGTTTGCATAAACTGTAACACCTTCAAAATAgatcgaacttttgaaaacacctttgatgaaaaacatgagccaaaacctactcatgggagtgttaccgccacatctatttctaattaaataaatgtaaggcttaacgaataaaaaataatttaataactttaaatccaacaaaggatcttacaacataagaaaagactgaaacgcaatctatgtcaatataaaatttaaacaacttaaggtaaaatttaaactgaaatacgactctaataaaagctatatttctaggtgatcctcactccacgattcccacgcaatcaataacctgcaacataagaatgcaagaaaaacaagggaaaaactcccaaaatcagaaaattgagtaattccaacttcatcccataaaacgattaagtttgaaaatgatttaagaaaataaaatataatcaaattgaaaataattttagaaaataatatatagctaagtttaaaaaaaaaagaatttgtgaaaacaatatatataatatcacataaaccaatttattaatttgatatttaataatgacaaacacaatcaatatttaatttgaaggaacgagaacgccagtaggccgaggctttacccctatacctacttcatcaaatggtcgtcaccccaaataattcaaggctagcagagtagtctcagagAACCTTAATGTGCACAccctttctacttggatcacaacaaatagaaggaagaccaaacatcgtatcaagtatcagaaataataatacatgtcggcagctatactaaccaaacaggacaacctatTCAttacccttatacttggatcacaacaaatatgaGAGCTttatttccctcgtgttaccctttacgtgatttaatatattttaatacttagtcgcgtgcacacaaacatataatcaaacatacattatacattttattttatgatcataggttttcccaagaaaaatatatctcaagaatattcaattgcaatattaatatcataatatttttctcccaaatttaatcgcatttaaaattattattaaaataataatgtgactttcatcaaaataataatattataagtatttctctttcaaattaaaccgtatctaattttgttatcaaaataaaaatataaattttatcaaaatagtaattataaattcaagtttgacaaaaataatagtagatataatttgagaatatataaaacataatatcatataaaataatgttatataaaatcatacattctatttaacacattaattatcacttagcacataatattaatgaaatagTCCTAAtcagatggacattgagaattaccttgtcatgcgatcctagacaaatgtacgctcctaataatcgtTGTCTACAAATTCGTTGTCTACacgttaaaataatatatctcaaattaataccTCGGTCAACCcaatcgaaataaataaattaaaagactctcgatttatattttataatttatttaaaatgactaattttaaaatgtagttaaaattttaaagattagtagtaataattttaaaagaaaaggacaaagtttaaataataaaaggattataaaaaaagaaaatatatataaagttgctttagaaaacttttaaaatttggtACTGATTACCAATACCCACGAAAAGAAACAGAGGAAAGAAGAGAGAGGAGGAGAaagggagagagagagagaaagagggagaaggaagaaggtgtCGACCGGCGGTGGCTCCTGTCGCCGCAGTTGCACGCCGGTGGTATTCGGTGACCGCCGTATCGCTGAAAAACTGAGGTCTGAAatagtttcttttttttccatttttcaaacaaaagatgggtgtttttcaattaatagcataaatttttttgggttttgaataaaaaaaattttctaacaaatagatgaaattcatacctttaatatcaaaatcttgccttttcttgattaaattttaagcagttgaaagatggaggaagtagtttataggagaaaaaggaagtgtgagtcataatgtgaatgaattaagggtaattggtttaatttatagtagataaatgaggttagttataagatttagagggagaaatggaaagttatttgttaatgggagttttttttttttttttaatttatgaaatttgtttttatagatttattattactattttatttatttattattattatttttttttaaaaaaaaggcgGATGTTACATAAACCGCTTCATTGGTTAAATTTACGACCTAATTTGAAAAAAGTAGTACTTGCTCTATTGGAGATTTGACCAGATTCTCATAGCCTAGGTTTAATTTACATAATACTCCGATGAACCAAAGTTAAAGTATTGATGAATGGGTTATGGGTTTTCATTTTCCCTCCAATTTAAACACCCTTACCTCTCCATAGCACAATATGTATCACTCCTAGAAAGTTACACCAACACCAAATCTCTTCCCAAGATTAAACAACTTCATGCTAACATCATCACCTTTGGTGTACttttgatttcttcttcaaaacgGTTCACTCTTGTCTCTAATCTTGCTTCAAGTTATGGGTTATGCAAACACGTCGCATTTGCACGTAAGCTGTTTGCACCAACCAAAATTGTTCTTTATAACGTCATTATTAGGATGTACTCTCAAAGTTATTCACCAATTGAGGTTCTTAAACATTATGTTGATATGCTTTATTCAGGATATCTCTTACCTGACAAATTTACGTACCCTTTTGTTATTAAAGCATGTGGGGATTTGTCCTTGCTTAAGAATGGTGTTGTACTTCATGGAAGAGTTTTTACTTCTGGTTTTAGTTCAAATATGTTTGTGTTAAATTCTTTACTAGCAATGTACATGAATTGTGGTGCAGTAGAATTGGCGAAGCACACCTTTTATATGATGGGCGAAAGAGATATGGTGTCCTGGGCTACAATGATAACTGGGTTTGTGAAGAATGGCCGTGCTAATGATGCTGCAATGATCTTTGATGAAATGATTGATGTTGGTGCAGACTTTAATAGGTCAGCTGTGATATCAGTTTCAACAGCGTGTGGGCATTTGGAAGATTTGGTTTTCGGAAGAAAAGTTCAAAGGATTGTTGAAGAGAATGGTTTTCAAGACGATCTTATTATATGTAATGCGTTGATTGATTTGTATGCAACATGTGGCAGCATGGATGAAGCAAAAGAAGTGTTTGACAGGATGAAGGAGAAAGATGTTGTGAGTTGGACCTCTCTGATAAGAGGATACGTTTTAAATGGAAATTCTAGACGTGCATTGGAGCTTTTTCGGGTGATGTATCTTGAACGAGTGATGCCTAATTCAGTTACTTTCGTTGTGCTGCTTCAGGGTTGTGGAAACTTGCAGGCAGTGAAGGAAGGCAAGCCTATACATGGGTTGGTAGTGATACGGAATCTTTTCTCCGATGCAATAATCAAAACTGTTTTGATTGACATATATGGAAAATGTAACAATATCGGTTTGCTTCCAAGTTTTAATGCAGAGTTCACAAACGAGAGTAGCATTATGGAACGCGATGATTTCTGCGTGTACATATAATGGCTTAGCAAGCGATGCAGCATATTGTTTCAAACAAATGCTGAATGGTGCGGTAAATCCTGATGCTATTACTTTCAGTAGTCTCCTATATGCTTATGCTGATTTGGGtgatgaacatattgcttttaGCATTCACAGCTATCTGATGAAATCTGGATTGCTGTCTGAAACTGAAGTTTTGAGGGGTCTTATTGATTTATATTCAAAATGTGGAAATTTAGAGTATTCTCAGAAGATATTCAATGAAGTTTCATTGAAATACAAAGATGTTTCTTTGTGGAGTACACTGATAGCTGGATATGGAACACATGGGCATGGGGAAACTGCAGTCTGGCTTTTTAAGTGCATGATACAATCCGGAATTGAACCAAATGAGGTTGCGTTCACATGTGTTTTAGATGCGTGTAGCCATGATGGTTTAGTCGAGGAAGGTTTTGAGTTGTTTAAACTGATGCTCACAAATTATGAAACTAGTCCTAAGATATATCAGTATACATGTATGGTTGATCTTCTTGGGCGTGCTGGGCGTTTGCAGGAAGCTAATGACTTGATCTCAACAATGCCATTTAAGCCAAATCATGCTGTTTGGACTTCCTTGCTTGGTGCTTGTGTTGTGCATCAAAATGTCGAGATTGGAGAGATAACTGCTAAAGCACTTGTCGAATTGGAGCCAGAAAATCCGACCATTTATGTCTTACTGGCAAACATATATGCTTCAGCAGGTAGATGGGAAGATGCAGAGAATGTACGTTCAAGACACGGGGACATAGTTTGGTTAAGGTTAATGTTATTTAGGTGCAAATGATAACTAAAAGGATATGCATTCAAAGAACACAATTAAATATGTTGGCATCAATATACAAAGGATTCCTCATAAATCCACTTTATTtgttactttttctttttatccacttaatttgttgttttgttgttttatcaatattttatcTTTAGTATAAAGCACACCACATGAATTcatttcatgtaaaaaaaaatctttaaaatgaaaatgaaatacttTCTTTGTCTCACCATATTTGTTTAATAGGCATCTGAcagataacaaaaaaaaaaaagaggcaaaaagaagaagaatcatcatcatccaactcAGTATATCCCGCCCATAGACTAAACTATGGACAGAGTCTGGGAAGGAAGGACGGcagcagctcatacccatagaggagagcaCTGCCAAAGCAGTCCCCCGGTAGACGTAGCTACGcgtgaaagataaaaagacctataaataaaaagtagacccacttacaaaataaaatagaaggggataaaaaaaactaataaaagaaacgagaggaGCAGGATGTTAAGAACACAAAGAGGTAATCTACGAGGGCATTAGTAATCTAAAACAAggatatgacgcctccaactacccctatccctagtcaggtcctcgAAGAGGTTTAGCTCacgcaagtcaacttttatctCACGCAAAAAGAAACATTAAAGAAATATCTAAATGAGATAAGAAGATAAGTAAAATGTATAAGTAAAACttgataaaatataattcaaaattaaaaatagattcagagtaaatttaataagacaaactaaaaaacaaaaattgagcAAATTTTTGAAGATAGAGGATTTAGTAGTATAACTTTGAGATGGGAAGAATACATTTCAATCTTTCTTTGCTTTAGTTGTCTCCACATAGAAGTAGCGAATTAACTTGAACTTTATTGTACAAGTGATTTCGTAAATAGTCAAGTCTCATTTTGCAACATTTGTTTTAGTCAACTCTTATTTTGCAACATTGGATTAAAAAGTTTTTACATTGAAATCTTAGATATTGCTTAATGAGGGAgaaatttattgattattgatcaaaaacagaacaaaatttgacaaattttttaaacgtttagtgcaatttaaaaaattacgatatTTTCTATTAACTTTGTATCTAAAACGCATAACAAATATGATATAtcacaaaatttaatattgaggctTTAACTTTTTTGGGACCCTATGCTATTAAATATGTTAAACATACTCAAAATCTACCCTATTATTGACTGTATATTAGTTGAAACTAATTTGTGCGAATCTCCAACGAAACTTCACAATCAGGAATGAGCTGCACTATAAATAAACCCTGTTTGTGAAACAACAAAACAGTACTTGTAATGGAAATAACTAATCACTGTCGTATGTGGAATGTGATTCCTGCACATTTAGATAACCCAAGATTCGtacaagaaaaaataatatgatCTACGTACCAATAATTCCCAACTACAGAAAACAAATCTTACCCTagccaaaaattaaaattgaaaatctagTAAATAGAAACAAGGACCAAAAAatgatattgaaaaaaaaaagaattaaactaTATCCCAATCTTTTCTTGAGCAGACGAGGGACCATCCCCGGAGAGCTAATCGGAAGTCCAGCATGGCCTTCTAATTGATGCACTGAGCTACAAAAATTCAGGAAGGGCAATATTTCTGTTGCTGTTGTAGTATGGTATCTTCCATTTTATTTGAACTATATATCCCAGAACACGTGCGAAGCCCACAGAAAGAGCATTACTGTCCTTTCTCAACCAAAAAGAATCAAAGAGTAGATATTATACATATGGAAAAAATGAATCTCGAGCCTTGCTATCAATCTCGTACACCAAACCACCTCATTTAATTTGGGAAGCCATTTGCGAGCCTAAACATCAAATACCTCTGGAAAATTCAATGATGCCCCTCCCTTCAATTTTAACAGCTTTTCTAGTCATTAGGAAAATAGTAAACCAGAAGCAGGGCACCAATTATGCTTTCTTATCCTGCCTCTTTTCCTCTCGCAACTAATGTAGTATACTGATGGCTATGTCTCCAATATATGACAATTTCTGATAAAATCGTTAGAATAATTGACATATTTGGTCCAAAATGATCGGAGATGATCAAAGCCAATTGGAAGCCAAGGTTTTGACTGACCATTGTAATGAATAACCGCTGCTTTCTTCACGCTTTCAAGATTTGTCTTATTCTGGTAGCCCAAACCAAGCATATGCCAAGACGGGTCGATAGGGTGAACATGGCCCTTGAATGCAATCAAGGCTGGAGGCAAAGTTCCCAGTTTCCACATGGTAAGGTTTGCGTTCAAGTTCTGTAGAACGGAAGACAATAAAATCCAGATGTAATCAACACCCATTGAAAACAAGGAAAATTCTTATTACAGCATCATATAAAAATTCCTGTATCATATTATATTCAAACTTCTTAAGAAGTCAACCTTGATTGTCCCTTAATACCtcaaacaattttttcttttttatcaaGGTAGTCCCAAATGCTTCACATTTCTATGAGTTCACAACTCCTCTTTGCATCTCAATCTAAATTTTTTCCCTTCCCAAACTCCCCCTATTTTGATGCAGCTAAAGACTGATTGTACTTTCaattataatggactaaagtAAAACAGCTCATCAAATCATGTGCTCATTCAATGACTCATTATAATAGACCatggtcaatcggaaacaacctaTTTGTTAGTTTAGGGTAAGGTTGCGCACATACGACCCTCTTAAACCCCACCATAGGTGGAAGCCACTTAATGGTATTGATGTAATGGAATGACCATACCTCCCCTAATTTTTCACACTAACACTTTCACTTTTATTCTACCTCAAAcatcattttctaaattttGTGCCCCACCAAAAGGCGAATTATTATTTAGAAAGATGAGAATAACAAAGATGCCAAATGCCGCAAGGGAAAGAAACAACACTCTCATTTGCCAGACACAAGTACACAACCCATCCAACTTTAATCAGCCACATTAATgccaattactaattaaacaaCTACACATCTGTCCAAAAACACtcaataaatatttcaaattggTAAGTGCTTTGTATAATTGGTAAAATAGAATTAATACCAATTGTAAATAGTACCAAATTCAATCAAGTGCATAGCATTAAACGACATTCAACAAGATTAAACAACAAAAAGATATCATTAAACTACTCATCTGTCCAACAACATTATATAGGCTTTTCATGCTCCATTCTTCCACACAATGCCAATTCTGATCACAGCATTAAAAGGCAGaagaatataattaaaagaaatctTAACATTATTACCTCCTTAAGCCAGGAATGATAAGTGTCCCTAATGTTTGCCCTTCTCCATGCACGTAGATCAAATATGTTCATCCCATAAGCCCATGCGCATTCATCAGGATTCAAATGCTGTGCAATAAGAGGGTGGGAGAAATTGAAATAATTTCTAAATCTCTTGGACATCACCCATTTGTCTTCACCTATACATGTCTCTACAGCTCCATTCACCTTCCCCTCAAGGTCAATATCCCAAAGAGGAGCCAGATCACGCTGAATTACCACATCATCATCCAAAAACACCACCTTGTCCAGATTTGGGAATAACTGCACCAAACCATGCCAGAATAAGTGTTAACCACTTGATAAAGGAAAACTAACTTAAAAGAAACTCAGACTACACTATCATAACAAATCGAGAACATATGAAAGAACGTCATGCTGCATTATCAAAATGAGCATACCCCATAAACAATAGAGAACCTACAAAGAAGTGACAAATAAAGAACCTGCCTGGGCCAAGAAATAAAAACATGGGCAACACCACTAAAGATATAGATGCACAGAAGTAGAAAACCAACAATCTAAACTCCATGAAGGCCTAGATGAAACTTTAAAGGGCACCTGAAGATAGGCAATATGAATCAATTTACTAGCACGTTCTGAAATAGTTCTATCAAACACTCCAGCATAGTTGCAGTAGAGAAACAGAATAATTAGTTGGTCAATTAATATTTCCTCCATCCTCTTTTATGGAAGTGACAACATGCAATTACCCGGAacagtttttcttttttcatatcTCTCTCCTCATCACACGGCCCCCTTTGATATCGCTCTATCTTCTGTTCTTAATATTTTGTGTCTCCACATATTGCAAGTATTAGAAAAACGAAGAAAGTATTAGTTacttgataaataaatagtgtatcCTTCAGCACCATTGTTCTCAATCTAATAGGTACTCGATAGGGAATGTAATAACAATATTCTCCAATTTCTTGAACTATTAATTTAAGCAACTCAATGTAGTCGcatattatatgttttttattctTTGGATTTCTAATTAAAgggaaattgatttttattatagAGCAGAAATACTGGATGCTTCAGATGGGAACTTctagaaagtaaaaaaaaatacttgacATAGGAACCAAAAAAATTCATACAACCGTCTAACACATAAgtcaacaaaattattattgacgCCCGCTATGTATATTTTTGCAAATCACTCAAGATAACGCAATTGTTAGAGAAGAGCCTATTTGGTGTCCTAATATACTCTAACCATCCCATTGAGTTTCCCCAAATTGCATGAAGGGAAATCCCTTTCACTACCCCTTTATGACTACCTTTTACACACACACAGTGAGAGCTTGATTACAACAAGGAATGCACAAGACATTGAAGTCTAggtttcattaaaaaaaactgaAGAGAAGAAAAGCATAACAAAGATGTATTGTCCATACTCCTTAATGGAAAGATGGTGAAAACAAAGATGGAAGAAACAAGCAACAATCCACTATTCCAAATGCTtacttctttcctttttttaatgTACGTGTATATTGGAGGGGGACAGAAGGTGCAGGGGTTGGGTGGGGATGGaggaaataaaaaaggaaaatgaaatGAGCTTGATAAAGTGCTagacaacaaaaacaatattttcgAAGTTTGATTAGCCTCAGGTCTCCCAACATTCGGCAACCATTATCCCTTATCTTTTCTTGTAAGTCAGCATTTCTACTCTTACTTCTAGACTCCCCTCCATCCATAAAGTGTAAAGGATCCAACATCTAGAAAAATAAAGCAGCAGCGTTTGACAAGAAAAGATCCTTGCATATGACAATTACCTCAGGCAAATAGATCCGGATGTGGTTGAGCAATGAAATGTACTTCGGACTCCTTGCCTGTAATTTTGAAGCAAAACTTCGTGGAGTGGTCTCACTGAGGTTGGCTCCTGCCACATGATTACCATGGTAGTAATTCCGGATTCCGTTATGGCTTTCTATGGCTTCAAGAACTGGAATGTTCTCTCGTGTCAACCAATCAAACTGGTGAACACCCTTCACCTCAACAATAGCAGGTGAAACGGAGTTTAGAGCAAACCAAGAATGCATGCCAGCATAAGTTTTCTTGTCAGTGATAACATGAAACACAATCTTCTCAGGTTTCAAGGATGATTGAACAGCAGAATTAACCACAACAGAAGCAGCTAGAATATTATCCGTGGACAAAACAAAATGGTACATAGAGTTGTCAGAAAGCAGAGGGAGCAACTCCGGAGGAGGCAACTGTTTCCGAGCATGAGCATTAGAAGAATATTCATCTGTCAAACGCAAAGACAAACAATGGATGCCTTTGGGAATTGAACTAGCAGCAAAGTGTTTGTTCATCAGCTCTGCAAACTTGGCTTCCCTAATTTCTCTTTCAAGTTTCTCCATCTGTTAAGTAACAAAGATTCTATAAACAAGCCCTTCAAGAGCAATGGAACTCAAACCATATTCACACCTCAATATCTacactaaataaaaatacatggGAATTAATGGCAATAATGTTATGAATTCTATAAAGTGTAGATAGTGTTGTAATAATCTATTTTTGTGACGGGGCAAATTAGATATATTACACTAAAGTTAATTAGATAGAGGTTATGCCCCCAATGCATGTGTTGCAGCGATTCTCATTTAAGTAAAAAAGACATTTCTCTTGGTTCTCATAAGTCTGTATAAGTAGACATAAAGGAAAAAAGATATGATGCGATATCATTTTATAAAGAAGTTACACTTTTATCTCCATATCCTTATCATTGGAGAGTTAAGGGGAAATCACaatcaaatataaaacattGCATTCAAAAGGTTTAAATTAAGCTTCCAATCTAGAGGTTTTTCGACATTATACATCGCCACTATGGATCATAAACAAGGTATGTTCGTGATGTCCTTATATACTATTTCAATGGATTTACATGTGTTTCTGAACATTAATGTTaaagtataaattttatcaaaaaacaTCTAATACTTTAAAGATGTGACCCCATCTTAATTTGGCTCATGTCTTAAGATATGACAATGTTTTACTCCTTTACATGGGCTTGGAATGTGCTAATGAAGTGCAAAATGCAAAGTTATGCCTTGTATCGTGTTTTGAACCGTTCGAACAAAACTAAACGGAAACGCGATTCGAAACTCTACATTAACGTTTCTCATTTTTCAGTTGTGATCAAGATTGAAAAACGTGTCTTTTTTCTTCCACCGTTATAGTTatattatatttgacttttgtGATACAAGACTTTTGTTTATGATTGATGTTATGATTATATTTCCTacttatgattattttatttggaAAATATCATGGCCCTATCTTAGCTTGCATTGGATAAAATTCCGATTACTAAGTTTCCGAAATATTAAATTCGAGttttttgtttcttgttttttttctcGTAGAGTTGAATTTCGTTTCGTTTAACATTGGTCATAGCACTCGTTGGTGGAGATCGTCAAGATACTATATGGTAATAAAATTGATTATATAGTGTATTTTAATATCTAAACTACAGATTTACCCCTTTGAAAAAGTTATCATCCTCCTAAAGCCAGGATAGACTAACTTCCCAAGATGCTTAGTGCTTCCAGATTAATCAATTATACAGAATTAGGAAACTGTGATGAAGATAAATTACCAAAGGAAATATTTAATGATGAAAAAGTTTAAGGAATTTTCAAGTTTACACTTGAAAATCAAAAGGCAAAATATGACGATTGTCCTCCGCTGTTgacaaaatgattattttaaaatagttcaaattatCATCACAAAGACTCTTGTGATTCTCACctttaataaaaagaaacagGAGATTTTCCTTCACTACCTtcacattttattaatttttcttttgaacaATGACACAACTAACAACTAAAAGTATCATATTAATCTAACCAGCAAGGAAAACATTTGGGAAATAAAAAAGTCTCAAGTCACAAGTGGACCTAGATTGTTGAAACTTCTTTTCATATTAAACTAATGTACTAGAGCTCTTCGTGTATGGATAAAGTTTTTTCAGCAACAAAGAGTCTggaaaaatgttaaaatcaC belongs to Amaranthus tricolor cultivar Red isolate AtriRed21 chromosome 17, ASM2621246v1, whole genome shotgun sequence and includes:
- the LOC130803714 gene encoding LOW QUALITY PROTEIN: pentatricopeptide repeat-containing protein At5g39350 (The sequence of the model RefSeq protein was modified relative to this genomic sequence to represent the inferred CDS: inserted 2 bases in 1 codon), with the protein product MGYGFSFSLQFKHPYLSIAQYVSLLESYTNTKSLPKIKQLHANIITFGVLLISSSKRFTLVSNLASSYGLCKHVAFARKLFAPTKIVLYNVIIRMYSQSYSPIEVLKHYVDMLYSGYLLPDKFTYPFVIKACGDLSLLKNGVVLHGRVFTSGFSSNMFVLNSLLAMYMNCGAVELAKHTFYMMGERDMVSWATMITGFVKNGRANDAAMIFDEMIDVGADFNRSAVISVSTACGHLEDLVFGRKVQRIVEENGFQDDLIICNALIDLYATCGSMDEAKEVFDRMKEKDVVSWTSLIRGYVLNGNSRRALELFRVMYLERVMPNSVTFVVLLQGCGNLQAVKEGKPIHGLVVIRNLFSDAIIKTVLIDIYGKCNNIGXCFQVLMQSSQTRVALWNAMISACTYNGLASDAAYCFKQMLNGAVNPDAITFSSLLYAYADLGDEHIAFSIHSYLMKSGLLSETEVLRGLIDLYSKCGNLEYSQKIFNEVSLKYKDVSLWSTLIAGYGTHGHGETAVWLFKCMIQSGIEPNEVAFTCVLDACSHDGLVEEGFELFKLMLTNYETSPKIYQYTCMVDLLGRAGRLQEANDLISTMPFKPNHAVWTSLLGACVVHQNVEIGEITAKALVELEPENPTIYVLLANIYASAGRWEDAENVRSRHGDIVWLRLMLFRCK
- the LOC130804028 gene encoding probable galacturonosyltransferase 13, which produces MQLHLSPSMRSITISSSNNNGFVDSMKIKVAARHFSYRHLFYFILLCACFLPFVFILTAYATLEGVNKCSSFDCLGRRFGPRLLGRDDSEVLVRDFHKILHEVNCEEIPPDLKLPESFNQLVSDMKSNQYDAKTFGFILKGTMEKLEREIREAKFAELMNKHFAASSIPKGIHCLSLRLTDEYSSNAHARKQLPPPELLPLLSDNSMYHFVLSTDNILAASVVVNSAVQSSLKPEKIVFHVITDKKTYAGMHSWFALNSVSPAIVEVKGVHQFDWLTRENIPVLEAIESHNGIRNYYHGNHVAGANLSETTPRSFASKLQARSPKYISLLNHIRIYLPELFPNLDKVVFLDDDVVIQRDLAPLWDIDLEGKVNGAVETCIGEDKWVMSKRFRNYFNFSHPLIAQHLNPDECAWAYGMNIFDLRAWRRANIRDTYHSWLKENLNANLTMWKLGTLPPALIAFKGHVHPIDPSWHMLGLGYQNKTNLESVKKAAVIHYNGQSKPWLPIGFDHLRSFWTKYVNYSNDFIRNCHILET